From one Bifidobacterium sp. WK012_4_13 genomic stretch:
- a CDS encoding glucose 1-dehydrogenase: MSNRLDSKVAIVTGGASGIGSGIATCFAREGAKVVITANHNVSGGQQLVKELGEDNAFFVQQNVADESDWDKVIKQTIDRFGKLDVLVNNAGITGNLTAIEDESLEDWQQVIDVNLTGNFLGVRAGIRAMKATNEAKGSIINISSDASLVGFPFAPAYSPSKGGTRLLTHSAALSLAHRGIDIRVNSVHPGWIDTPMVPKDIYDQIIPEIPMKRLGTPQDIGELCVYLASDESQYATGSEFVVDGGIRA, from the coding sequence ATGAGCAATCGACTGGACAGCAAGGTGGCAATCGTCACAGGCGGCGCTTCAGGAATTGGTTCGGGAATCGCCACATGCTTCGCACGCGAGGGTGCGAAAGTGGTCATCACTGCCAACCACAATGTTTCCGGCGGCCAGCAGCTGGTCAAAGAGCTGGGCGAAGACAACGCATTCTTCGTCCAACAAAACGTCGCTGACGAGTCCGACTGGGACAAGGTGATCAAGCAGACCATCGATCGCTTCGGAAAGCTCGACGTGCTTGTCAATAACGCAGGCATCACCGGCAATCTCACGGCGATCGAAGATGAATCGCTCGAGGATTGGCAACAGGTCATTGACGTCAATCTGACCGGGAATTTCCTTGGCGTGCGAGCAGGCATACGCGCGATGAAAGCGACCAACGAAGCCAAGGGATCGATCATCAACATCTCGTCAGACGCCAGTCTGGTCGGATTCCCCTTCGCTCCGGCATATTCCCCAAGCAAGGGTGGCACGCGACTGCTGACGCATTCCGCGGCACTGTCCCTGGCCCATCGGGGCATTGACATTCGAGTGAATTCGGTGCATCCAGGCTGGATTGACACCCCTATGGTTCCCAAGGACATCTACGATCAGATCATTCCAGAGATCCCCATGAAGCGTCTTGGAACTCCACAGGACATTGGCGAGCTGTGCGTATATCTGGCAAGCGATGAATCTCAGTACGCCACGGGCTCGGAATTCGTGGTCGACGGAGGAATACGAGCATAG
- the tgt gene encoding tRNA guanosine(34) transglycosylase Tgt: protein MMKTSTPLGAAEGKPGDRSAFSFETQTRLESRSDGFGKDGARYGRTGTIHTPHGDIQTPTFIPVATQGAMKAVLPEQMKELGAQCLLSNAFHLFERPGDEVVDEAGGLSRFMNWDGPTYTDSGGFQVLSLGAGFKKTLAMDVEGMKSDDIIAEGKERLAFVDEDGVTFKSPLNGEKKRFSAEISMRIQHNIGADMMFSFDELTTLMNTRRYQEQSVERTFRWAKRCVAEHRRLTEERLGKPYQALFGVVQGANYEDLRRLAASQIASLDFDGVGIGGAIEKRLLGQTCAWICDAMPESRPRHVLGIASVDDIFSAVENGGDTFDCVAPARCGRNGAVFTHRGRWNIKRAQFKHDFEPIEAGCDCYACRNYSRAYIDHLLRAREMNGYTLATIHNEHFFITLLADIRKAIEGGYFDEFRQETVTHFYENGSRG, encoded by the coding sequence ATGATGAAGACGAGCACACCATTGGGGGCGGCAGAGGGAAAGCCCGGAGACCGTTCCGCATTCAGTTTTGAGACGCAGACACGTCTGGAGAGCAGATCCGACGGGTTCGGCAAGGATGGGGCACGCTATGGGCGCACCGGAACGATCCACACACCCCATGGGGATATCCAGACGCCAACGTTCATTCCAGTCGCCACGCAGGGGGCGATGAAGGCAGTACTGCCCGAACAGATGAAGGAACTCGGGGCACAGTGCCTGCTTTCCAACGCGTTCCATCTCTTCGAACGGCCAGGAGACGAAGTGGTGGACGAGGCTGGCGGCTTGAGCAGGTTCATGAACTGGGATGGCCCGACATACACGGATTCGGGAGGATTCCAGGTGCTTTCTCTGGGCGCGGGATTCAAGAAGACTCTGGCCATGGATGTCGAAGGCATGAAGTCCGATGACATCATCGCAGAAGGCAAGGAACGACTGGCCTTCGTCGACGAGGACGGCGTGACCTTCAAATCACCGCTCAACGGCGAGAAAAAAAGGTTCTCGGCCGAGATCTCGATGAGAATCCAACATAACATCGGCGCAGACATGATGTTCTCATTCGATGAACTCACCACCTTGATGAACACGCGAAGGTATCAGGAACAATCCGTCGAACGAACATTCCGATGGGCCAAGCGCTGCGTCGCAGAGCACAGGCGGCTCACCGAGGAACGACTCGGCAAGCCGTACCAGGCATTGTTCGGAGTCGTGCAGGGTGCCAACTATGAGGATCTGCGCAGACTTGCAGCCTCTCAGATAGCATCGTTGGATTTCGATGGAGTCGGCATCGGCGGCGCAATCGAAAAAAGGCTTCTCGGCCAGACATGCGCCTGGATATGCGATGCGATGCCAGAAAGCAGACCACGCCACGTTCTTGGAATCGCATCCGTCGATGACATCTTCAGCGCCGTCGAAAACGGCGGAGACACCTTCGACTGCGTGGCTCCCGCACGCTGCGGACGCAACGGCGCGGTGTTCACGCATCGCGGCCGTTGGAACATCAAGCGGGCACAATTCAAGCATGACTTCGAACCGATCGAAGCGGGCTGCGACTGCTACGCCTGCCGCAACTACAGTCGCGCCTACATCGACCATCTGCTGCGGGCACGCGAAATGAATGGATATACGCTCGCCACAATTCACAACGAACACTTTTTCATCACACTTCTGGCCGATATCCGCAAAGCGATCGAAGGCGGATATTTCGACGAATTCAGGCAGGAAACAGTCACGCATTTCTATGAGAACGGTTCGCGAGGGTAG
- a CDS encoding trypsin-like peptidase domain-containing protein yields MAEDEHKTHPWEGDGDDQSWQPSHIDSHDTVEHENGDAETEAFTEPLTERIDGGADSQSSDAQSQETQRIDVSGENESPTTQLPSGTGHWLNSDPDGSSNVPESNPFVGQSHASNQHENAQDGTAQDASPYSGQYGNGEGAEANYQGYQANAADASGQETQPISSYSAGQSEDASRTQSLSSVADEAPDDDNPTEALSSSQAEGSQQTQPGYSSQEGYRPAPEYGAYAENYNQQPQSSQQGQPQYGASYQGEFNPYPYGAPEQTAESDNSGETNRQQPQNSPYGPQYPQSQEGAQTPGAQYPQGPQGPQGPQGPQYPFGPQFNPNGPSGPNRQKGRPRGRSKTVNTIVVAVIAALVSAALMLGLGWAAISNGLITLPTAASISSLDSSTSGSGSATAKSGEAPDWQAVEKEVSSSVVSIETTVSGGVDMGSGAIIDTAGDIVTNNHVITGATKIQVTLSNGQIYSAKTVGTDTTTDLAVIKLENPPSNLKAVTFADSDSVAVGENIMAIGNPLGYDNTATTGIVSALNRPVSVMDDTSTTIVTNAIQIDAAINPGNSGGPTFNAAGQVVGINSSIASTASSSSTAGSIGIGFAIPSNLVKRISQEIIKDGSVKHVALGVSIQSATVESDGVTRGGAKIVSVTSGSPAAKAGLKTGDVIVGYDGNAVNSNYSVLGFVRASAYGAKATITVVRNGSTQNISVTLNQEESAVTGKSKSDSSGSSDGDSEDDGSLTDPYSLLEGN; encoded by the coding sequence ATGGCTGAAGATGAACACAAGACTCACCCGTGGGAGGGTGATGGCGACGATCAGTCGTGGCAGCCAAGCCACATTGATTCGCATGACACCGTGGAGCATGAAAATGGGGATGCTGAGACGGAGGCGTTTACCGAACCCCTGACCGAGCGCATCGATGGCGGTGCGGATTCCCAGAGCTCCGATGCGCAGTCACAGGAGACCCAGCGCATCGATGTCTCTGGCGAAAACGAATCACCGACCACCCAGCTGCCCAGTGGAACCGGTCATTGGTTGAATTCGGATCCTGACGGTTCGTCAAACGTCCCGGAGAGCAATCCTTTTGTGGGCCAGTCCCATGCGTCCAATCAGCATGAGAATGCTCAGGATGGCACTGCTCAGGATGCCTCCCCATACTCGGGCCAATACGGGAATGGCGAAGGCGCCGAAGCGAATTATCAGGGGTATCAGGCAAATGCCGCCGACGCCTCTGGGCAAGAAACGCAGCCAATCTCTTCATATTCTGCTGGACAGTCCGAGGACGCGTCGCGAACGCAGAGCCTGAGCTCCGTCGCCGACGAGGCTCCTGATGACGACAATCCGACAGAGGCTCTGTCATCGAGTCAGGCAGAGGGCTCGCAGCAGACGCAGCCGGGCTATTCCTCGCAAGAGGGGTATCGACCTGCGCCCGAGTACGGTGCCTATGCCGAAAATTACAACCAGCAGCCTCAGAGCTCGCAACAGGGCCAGCCGCAATATGGTGCCTCATATCAGGGAGAATTCAACCCTTACCCATATGGTGCCCCTGAGCAGACTGCAGAATCCGATAATTCCGGAGAAACGAACCGTCAGCAGCCGCAGAATTCGCCATATGGTCCGCAGTATCCGCAGTCTCAAGAGGGAGCACAGACTCCTGGCGCTCAGTATCCTCAGGGGCCACAGGGGCCACAGGGACCTCAGGGGCCACAGTATCCGTTCGGCCCGCAGTTCAATCCGAATGGCCCATCGGGACCAAATCGGCAGAAGGGCAGGCCGCGTGGTCGCAGCAAGACGGTCAATACCATTGTGGTTGCCGTCATTGCCGCTCTTGTGAGTGCCGCGTTGATGCTGGGACTCGGGTGGGCTGCAATCAGCAACGGTTTGATCACCTTGCCTACCGCAGCATCCATATCGAGCCTTGATTCGTCGACTTCAGGGTCAGGTAGTGCGACGGCGAAAAGCGGCGAGGCCCCAGATTGGCAGGCTGTCGAGAAAGAGGTCTCGTCTTCCGTCGTTTCCATTGAGACAACCGTTTCCGGCGGGGTTGACATGGGATCGGGCGCAATCATCGACACGGCTGGCGATATCGTGACCAATAACCACGTCATCACTGGCGCGACGAAGATTCAGGTCACCCTTTCGAATGGTCAGATATATTCCGCGAAAACCGTTGGAACCGATACCACAACCGATTTGGCCGTGATCAAGCTTGAAAACCCGCCGAGCAATCTGAAGGCAGTCACGTTTGCCGATTCGGATAGCGTGGCCGTTGGCGAGAACATAATGGCGATAGGAAACCCGCTAGGATATGACAACACCGCTACGACCGGCATCGTTTCGGCCTTGAACAGGCCTGTCTCCGTGATGGATGATACGAGCACGACGATCGTGACGAACGCAATACAGATCGATGCCGCAATCAATCCAGGCAACTCGGGCGGCCCGACCTTCAACGCTGCTGGTCAAGTAGTCGGAATCAACTCCTCCATCGCCTCGACTGCAAGCTCAAGCTCGACGGCTGGGTCGATCGGAATCGGATTTGCCATTCCTTCCAACCTGGTCAAGCGCATCTCGCAGGAAATCATCAAGGATGGCTCGGTCAAGCATGTCGCCCTGGGTGTCAGCATCCAAAGCGCGACGGTTGAATCGGATGGCGTCACACGTGGTGGGGCGAAGATAGTTTCCGTCACGTCTGGCAGTCCGGCAGCCAAGGCTGGCTTGAAGACCGGAGATGTCATCGTTGGCTACGACGGCAATGCGGTGAACAGCAACTATTCGGTTCTTGGCTTCGTTCGAGCTTCGGCCTATGGTGCCAAGGCTACGATAACGGTGGTTCGCAACGGGAGCACGCAGAACATCAGCGTCACCCTGAATCAAGAGGAATCGGCCGTGACGGGTAAGTCGAAATCCGACTCCAGTGGCTCGAGTGACGGGGATTCGGAAGACGACGGCAGCCTTACCGACCCATACAGTCTGTTGGAAGGTAACTGA
- the htpX gene encoding zinc metalloprotease HtpX encodes MSGKFKVHGHFNGLKTTLLFAFMWAIIMLIWWFTGGTQATLGIYIVIGLVTTFASYWFSDKIAVASMRARQVSEQEAPELYQIVRELSAKAGKPMPRIYIAPTMSPNAFATGRNERHAAVCCTQGILQMLNVREIRGVLGHELMHVYNHDILTSAIASAMATIITYLGYSMMYLGGGRGRDSRDSGGFGIIGILLSTILAPIGASLIQLSISRTREFDADEDGSRLTGDPAALASALNKIENGVQQNPMAKTAGTQSVSSMMIANPFSAKGLSRLFSTHPPTSERIARLMQMSDDMSQDQVERPAGLTSQYSQYSNAHIS; translated from the coding sequence ATGAGCGGCAAGTTTAAGGTGCATGGGCACTTCAATGGTCTGAAGACGACCCTGCTTTTTGCCTTTATGTGGGCCATAATAATGCTTATATGGTGGTTCACGGGCGGCACTCAGGCAACCTTGGGGATCTATATCGTCATTGGTCTCGTGACGACCTTCGCTTCGTACTGGTTCTCGGACAAGATTGCCGTCGCCTCGATGAGAGCTCGACAGGTAAGCGAGCAAGAGGCACCGGAGCTGTACCAGATCGTGCGTGAGCTTTCCGCCAAGGCTGGAAAGCCCATGCCACGGATATACATTGCTCCGACCATGTCTCCCAACGCGTTTGCAACCGGACGCAACGAGCGCCATGCAGCGGTGTGCTGCACCCAGGGCATTCTGCAGATGCTCAATGTCCGTGAGATTCGGGGGGTTCTTGGCCATGAGCTCATGCACGTCTACAATCACGACATTCTCACCTCGGCGATCGCCTCTGCGATGGCGACGATCATCACCTACCTCGGCTATTCGATGATGTATCTAGGTGGCGGAAGAGGTCGCGATTCTCGCGACTCCGGCGGTTTTGGAATTATCGGGATCCTACTCAGCACGATTCTCGCACCCATTGGCGCTTCGCTCATTCAGCTTTCGATTTCCCGTACGCGCGAGTTCGATGCTGACGAGGATGGAAGCCGTCTGACCGGAGATCCTGCGGCTCTGGCCTCTGCGCTGAACAAGATCGAGAATGGCGTTCAGCAAAATCCAATGGCCAAGACGGCTGGAACCCAGAGCGTTTCGTCGATGATGATTGCCAACCCTTTCTCCGCGAAGGGACTGAGCCGTTTATTCTCGACCCATCCGCCGACCAGCGAGCGCATAGCCAGGCTCATGCAGATGAGCGATGACATGTCACAGGATCAGGTTGAACGACCAGCTGGCCTGACCTCGCAGTATTCTCAGTATTCCAACGCCCACATCAGCTGA
- a CDS encoding carbohydrate ABC transporter permease has product MKGNTKEKELGRRVSHAIFMSLLVVLLFIFIAPFILVIINVFKSMADITTNPLSFIGQHGIILSNFPDAMEKMDFWTVSTNSVIVTVSATALTVVFSAMAAYVIVRNPRWKANSILFSLMIASMVIPFQVLMVPLVSVYGGIFGVLNSRITLILMHVGFSVSLATFMFHGAIKTSIPRELEEAAEIDGCSKWKTFWSIVFPLLRPMVATVTIIDAMAFWNDYLLPSLVLGRTDLYTIPIATQAFYGTYSTDISLILAALLLAMLPILILYLFLQRYIVAGVTSGAVKG; this is encoded by the coding sequence ATGAAAGGCAATACCAAGGAAAAAGAACTGGGCAGGCGAGTGTCCCACGCGATCTTCATGTCGCTGCTCGTCGTTCTGCTCTTCATCTTTATCGCCCCATTCATTCTGGTCATCATCAATGTGTTCAAGTCGATGGCGGACATCACGACCAACCCACTTTCATTCATCGGACAGCACGGCATAATACTGAGCAATTTTCCAGATGCCATGGAAAAGATGGATTTCTGGACAGTGTCGACGAACTCCGTGATCGTCACGGTCAGCGCGACTGCTCTGACTGTCGTGTTCTCGGCGATGGCAGCATATGTCATTGTCCGCAACCCTAGGTGGAAGGCCAATTCCATCCTCTTCTCCCTGATGATAGCCTCGATGGTCATTCCGTTCCAAGTGCTCATGGTTCCGCTCGTCTCAGTGTATGGAGGCATCTTCGGCGTGCTGAACAGCAGAATCACGTTGATTCTCATGCACGTTGGATTTTCGGTGTCACTTGCGACCTTCATGTTCCATGGCGCCATAAAGACCAGCATTCCAAGAGAGCTTGAGGAGGCCGCGGAAATTGATGGGTGCTCGAAGTGGAAGACTTTCTGGAGCATCGTCTTTCCTCTGCTCAGGCCAATGGTGGCCACCGTCACCATCATCGACGCGATGGCGTTCTGGAATGACTACCTGCTTCCGTCGCTCGTTCTCGGACGAACCGATCTGTATACCATTCCAATTGCAACGCAAGCCTTCTATGGGACGTATTCGACGGACATCAGCCTGATTCTTGCGGCGCTCCTACTCGCGATGCTGCCGATACTCATCCTTTACCTATTCCTGCAGCGATACATTGTCGCAGGTGTCACCTCAGGGGCAGTGAAAGGCTGA
- a CDS encoding carbohydrate ABC transporter permease produces the protein MKHNKISYKVGQFFMFAGPSAILFAAVVIIPFIYGLYLTFTSWDGVSTTKPFVGLQNYAAAFSDATYWKSLEITVIYSVVTVILVNIVAFALAILVTSGIKGQNFFRAGFFIPNLIGGIVLGYVWKFVFNRAFVSIGESISGTAPASLLATPNGALFCLILVSVWQYAGYMMLIYIAGLMSVDRSLKEAALIDGCSAGKAMLHVTVPLMRASFVQCIFLSTTRCFMVYDLNLSLTDGDPFNSSVLAAMHVYNEAFVYKNYGVGQSEALMLFAICAAIGIIQVYFGKKGEVEA, from the coding sequence ATGAAACACAACAAGATCTCTTACAAAGTCGGGCAATTCTTCATGTTTGCCGGTCCATCGGCGATACTGTTCGCAGCAGTGGTGATCATCCCATTCATCTATGGACTTTACCTCACCTTCACGAGCTGGGACGGGGTCTCAACGACCAAGCCGTTCGTCGGATTGCAGAACTATGCGGCCGCCTTCTCCGACGCTACGTATTGGAAATCTCTGGAAATAACGGTCATCTATTCCGTCGTCACAGTGATTCTGGTCAATATTGTCGCATTCGCCCTGGCGATACTTGTGACCAGTGGCATAAAAGGTCAGAACTTCTTCCGCGCAGGATTCTTCATTCCCAACCTCATCGGTGGCATCGTTCTCGGCTATGTGTGGAAGTTCGTCTTTAACCGAGCCTTCGTCAGCATAGGTGAATCGATCAGCGGCACTGCGCCTGCATCGTTGCTCGCAACTCCGAACGGCGCGTTGTTCTGCCTGATTCTAGTTTCGGTCTGGCAGTATGCAGGCTATATGATGCTGATCTACATAGCGGGCTTGATGAGCGTCGACAGGAGCCTGAAAGAGGCTGCGCTGATCGACGGATGCTCCGCAGGAAAGGCGATGCTCCACGTGACCGTCCCTCTTATGAGAGCGTCGTTCGTGCAGTGCATCTTCCTGAGCACGACGCGCTGCTTCATGGTCTACGATCTGAACCTTTCCCTGACCGACGGCGATCCGTTCAACTCCTCGGTCCTTGCAGCGATGCACGTGTACAACGAGGCATTCGTCTATAAGAACTATGGAGTCGGCCAATCCGAGGCTCTGATGCTGTTCGCCATCTGTGCAGCAATCGGAATCATTCAGGTCTACTTCGGCAAGAAAGGTGAGGTAGAGGCATGA